From the genome of Ziziphus jujuba cultivar Dongzao chromosome 6, ASM3175591v1, one region includes:
- the LOC107416291 gene encoding ankyrin repeat-containing protein BDA1 isoform X1, translated as MKAKLKEAAERGDVDMLWDLIREDPNLLENFNGFVNTPLHVAASMGKIVFGLEVMMLKPCFSAKQNPDGFTPMHLAIRNGHARMAELMFDGNDNLIRIPGRGGVTPLHHVVEKGDIHLLKKFLSPNPQSIEDVTVGGDSVLHIALKNSEIEVFRFLVIRLKTAIHKDAHIQEKKILNWKDGEGNTVLHIAAANNQPKVVEFLINCGVEVNCKNFAGMTALDIVESEVHVDHKEVSEILQAAFYRRTTTPFVLAVGSVVKTISYGYVALTLSLVLLIVAYLTIQWF; from the exons atgaaggcAAAATTGAAAGAGGCAGCTGAAAGAGGAGATGTCGATATGCTTTGGGACCTAATTAGGGAGGATCCAAATCTGTTAGAGAACTTTAATGGTTTTGTTAACACGCCACTACATGTAGCAGCATCAATGGGAAAGATAGTTTTTGGCTTGGAGGTAATGATGTTGAAGCCATGTTTTTCTGCCAAGCAAAACCCCGATGGTTTTACCCCTATGCATTTGGCCATTAGAAATGGGCATGCTAGGATGGCTGAGCTGATGTTCGATGGTAACGACAATCTCATTCGTATTCCGGGGAGGGGAGGAGTTACTCCTCTACATCATGTTGTTGAAAAAGGAGATATTCACCTCTTGAAGAAATTTTTATCTCCTAATCCTCAATCAATTGAAGATGTGACTGTTGGAGGGGACTCTGTTCTTCATATCGCCTTAAAGAATTCTGAGATTGAAGTTTTCCGTTTCCTTGTTATAAGACTTAAAACAGCCATTCATAAAGATGCTCATATTCAggagaagaaaattttgaactgGAAAGATGGTGAAGGCAACACAGTTCTACACATTGCAGCAGCAAACAATCAACCCAAA GTGGTTGAATTCTTAATCAATTGTGGAGTTGAAGTGAACTGCAAGAACTTTGCTGGTATGACTGCACTTGATATTGTGGAATCTGAGGTCCATGTGGATCACAAAGAAGTCAGTGAAATACTACAAGCTGCATTTTATAGAAGGACAACAACTCCCTTTGTTTTGGCTGTAGGTAGTGTTGTCAAAACCATTTCATATGGTTATGTTGCTCTAACACTTTCTTTGGTTTTACTTATTGTTGCATATTTGACTATTCAGTGGTTTTAG
- the LOC107416291 gene encoding ankyrin repeat-containing protein BDA1 isoform X2: protein MLWDLIREDPNLLENFNGFVNTPLHVAASMGKIVFGLEVMMLKPCFSAKQNPDGFTPMHLAIRNGHARMAELMFDGNDNLIRIPGRGGVTPLHHVVEKGDIHLLKKFLSPNPQSIEDVTVGGDSVLHIALKNSEIEVFRFLVIRLKTAIHKDAHIQEKKILNWKDGEGNTVLHIAAANNQPKVVEFLINCGVEVNCKNFAGMTALDIVESEVHVDHKEVSEILQAAFYRRTTTPFVLAVGSVVKTISYGYVALTLSLVLLIVAYLTIQWF from the exons ATGCTTTGGGACCTAATTAGGGAGGATCCAAATCTGTTAGAGAACTTTAATGGTTTTGTTAACACGCCACTACATGTAGCAGCATCAATGGGAAAGATAGTTTTTGGCTTGGAGGTAATGATGTTGAAGCCATGTTTTTCTGCCAAGCAAAACCCCGATGGTTTTACCCCTATGCATTTGGCCATTAGAAATGGGCATGCTAGGATGGCTGAGCTGATGTTCGATGGTAACGACAATCTCATTCGTATTCCGGGGAGGGGAGGAGTTACTCCTCTACATCATGTTGTTGAAAAAGGAGATATTCACCTCTTGAAGAAATTTTTATCTCCTAATCCTCAATCAATTGAAGATGTGACTGTTGGAGGGGACTCTGTTCTTCATATCGCCTTAAAGAATTCTGAGATTGAAGTTTTCCGTTTCCTTGTTATAAGACTTAAAACAGCCATTCATAAAGATGCTCATATTCAggagaagaaaattttgaactgGAAAGATGGTGAAGGCAACACAGTTCTACACATTGCAGCAGCAAACAATCAACCCAAA GTGGTTGAATTCTTAATCAATTGTGGAGTTGAAGTGAACTGCAAGAACTTTGCTGGTATGACTGCACTTGATATTGTGGAATCTGAGGTCCATGTGGATCACAAAGAAGTCAGTGAAATACTACAAGCTGCATTTTATAGAAGGACAACAACTCCCTTTGTTTTGGCTGTAGGTAGTGTTGTCAAAACCATTTCATATGGTTATGTTGCTCTAACACTTTCTTTGGTTTTACTTATTGTTGCATATTTGACTATTCAGTGGTTTTAG